Within the Deltaproteobacteria bacterium genome, the region AAGCGTGGTTACTGGCGGTGCACTATTTGCCGGGGGCGCAGGTGGTCCCGGGGTGTTGGCAAGAGGTTCGTAGATCATGCTCTGCGCCCAGTCCTTCCGCCAAAGCGCAACGCCTTGTTGCACCTGCAATGCCACCGCGCTGGACTTATGGATCAATCAGAGCAGCGACGAATCCCGCAGATCGCTGTTACGACAGTGCCGAAATCTCCGAAAACGACCGTTTTGTTAACGCTGCAGAGCGCGCCGGCGATGTGCCGGCGCGCGTGTCGCGGACCAGCGCCGCCTACGGCCTCGACCGCTTCACCTCCTGCAAGGCCGCCTTTCTTGCTGCACACCTCTTGTCCGCAACCGAGACCTACGTGCTGTGGGGCTACGGCGACACGGGCCGGGCGCCGCGCCGCGCCCCGCTCGCGCATAGCAAGCGCCCGGCGTACGTCGTGGAAGTGCGCGCCGCCAGATTCGCGAGGCGATGACCCGCATGGGCTTCCGTGAGAACCCTTTTGCGTTTGGCGTGGCTCGTGGTTTGAGCTCTATGCTGGTATGCTGCCGGCGAGATGCTGATCGATGGATTCGTCTGGCTTCCCAATATCGTCGACAAGCTGTGGGCAAAGCATCATGTCGACCAGGACGAGGCCGAGGAGGTTTTCTTCAACCGCCCGCGGTTTTGGTTCGTGGAAAACGGAGATCGCGACGGAGAGGACGTCTATGCGGCCACCGGTCAGACGGACGCTGGACGGTATCTGATCGTCTTCTTCATCTACAAGGCGGACAGGACTGCGTTGATTCTCAGCGCACGGGACATGGACAGCAAGGAGCGCAAACGACATGACAGGAAGTGACCGAAAGAGCAGCGTCTCTCATGCGGCCACCCCGCAGGCAATCGGCGAGTTCTGGGACTCACACAGTCTCGACGACTCCCCGACGGTTCGCGAGGTGGACTTCGAAGTCCACGCACTACGCCGCCACCGGGTCACACTCGACCCGGATCTCTACGAGCAAATCGAGACCGAGGCACGCATCCGTGGTGTGTCGCCGGAAACGCTCGCCAATCGATGGCTGACCGAGAAGGTTGTACGCATCGCTCGATCGCCAAAGCTGGCGCGGCATCGCATGCCCGCACGGAGGCCGAACACCTATAAGGCCTCCGCTGTCAAGAAGACGCGACGGTAGCGCCACGGGGGCGGGGGGCGCTCGCGGGAAGCAGACGCGGCGGGCTAAGATGGCAAGCGCGATCACTGATGCTGATCCGGTCCAGTTTTCGCGCCCGCGCTGCGCTGATTATTCTCCCTCCGAGGAGGGCCAGCGTGCCGGTGAGCACGGCGAGCAGGGGCCACGAATGCGCGGGGGCCGGGATCGACTGTACGCGGGGAAGCACCTCGAGATCGAAGGCCCGTTGGCTCTGTGCGCCGCAGTTGTCGGTGGCGGTGACGGTCACGACGTGGTGGCCCGCCGGTCCCGCATTGACGATATC harbors:
- a CDS encoding BrnT family toxin, which encodes MLIDGFVWLPNIVDKLWAKHHVDQDEAEEVFFNRPRFWFVENGDRDGEDVYAATGQTDAGRYLIVFFIYKADRTALILSARDMDSKERKRHDRK